From Mobula birostris isolate sMobBir1 chromosome 8, sMobBir1.hap1, whole genome shotgun sequence, the proteins below share one genomic window:
- the ttll2 gene encoding probable tubulin polyglutamylase TTLL2, with amino-acid sequence MANWSEPEDLSKSLVFHLHEGTPEIIRDVLLERGWVEFDEKVQDKDDWNLYWRSGFSNAEYENIMPWQRLVHYPNSMGITRKDNLARNLKRMLGIYGPNIYNFSPVAFILPNNYTKFVAEYTKDKKANGGKPGYWICKPVDLSRGRGIFIFQDIKDLTYSGSVIVQKYITNPLLISGYKFDLRIYVCVTSFSPLTVYIYQEGLVRFGTEKYNLSSLDNIYAHLTNTSINRFGPSYTMDKERVGSGCKWTMSQFRAFLHSLNINELLMWQRISNIVTMTLLTISPSIPSPPNCLELFGFDILIDDNIKPWLLEVNYSPALMIECNADVVVKKELLYDLIDLLNYKEIDTLRQRGYPRSWQYNTLSRSYPSFCIINSHRNLHSSMSERRKGPLKETWSSSMHNHSLLLCHKSCSQSVVCNESSASEDPLMDSTKPEVENKSPRSSKLHRSSEECIKKVRGPRGGGSVHCSETRESRKFTRQLPKKTLTSQLRENLNKSLNFPLCTQNTIDRTRLLEAHNALTEQNFPKMSPRLPTLMLKYDLSSFPQYSISDYDKKPITRIGDFILTFPFNEVTLKASQNPLNMRVIIQELQKLLKRQMFRETKTTKKKSEPHPENFFNRREYFDPLLWGPRNPPLLSEYFSEN; translated from the coding sequence ATGGCAAATTGGTCTGAACCTGAAGATCTAAGTAAGTCATTAGTTTTTCATCTGCATGAAGGCACTCCTGAAATCATCCGGGATGTCCTCCTTGAACGTGGTTGGGTGGAATTCGATGAAAAAGTACAAGATAAAGATGACTGGAATCTATATTGGCGATCTGGTTTTTCCAATGCCGAATATGAGAACATCATGCCTTGGCAAAGACTGGTCCACTACCCTAACAGCATGGGCATTACTCGAAAGGACAACCTTGCTCGTAATTTGAAGCGTATGTTAGGGATTTATGGACCTAATATATATAACTTCAGCCCTGTAGCTTTCATCCTTCCCAATAACTACACCAAATTTGTTGCTGAATATACAAAAGACAAAAAGgctaatggaggaaagccagGATACTGGATCTGCAAGCCTGTGGATCTCTCGCGTGGCAGAGGAATATTTATATTTCAAGATATCAAAGACCTGACATACAGTGGTTCTGTTATAGTGCAGAAATACATCACGAATCCCCTTCTCATCTCTGGTTATAAATTTGATTTGCGAATCTATGTTTGTGTCACCAGTTTCTCGCCATTGACAGTTTATATTTACCAAGAAggtttggtgaggtttgggacaGAAAAATATAATCTCTCATCGCTAGACAACATATATGCTCATTTAACAAATACTAGCATCAATAGATTTGGACCCTCTTATACAATGGATAAAGAACGTGTTGGTTCAGGTTGTAAATGGACAATGAGCCAATTCCGTGCTTTTTTACACAGTCTGAATATAAATGAACTACTAATGTGGCAGAGGATAAGCAATATTGTAACAATGACATTGCTTACAATTAGTCCTTCAATTCCATCCCCTCCTAACTGTCTTGAACTGTTTGGTTTTGATATCCTGATAGACGATAACATAAAGCCATGGCTTTTAGAAGTAAATTATAGCCCAGCACTAATGATAGAGTGCAATGCTGATGTGGTAGTGAAGAAGGAACTATTATACGACCTCATTGATTTGCTGAACTACAAAGAGATAGACACATTGCGCCAGAGAGGTTACCCAAGATCATGGCAATATAATACCTTGTCTCGTAGCTATCCTTCCTTCTGCATAATTAACTCTCACAGAAATCTTCATTCCAGCATGTCTGAAAGAAGAAAAGGGCCTTTGAAAGAAACTTGGTCTTCCAGCATGCACAACCATTCACTGCTACTCTGCCACAAAAGTTGTAGCCAGTCTGTTGTGTGCAACGAAAGTTCTGCCAGTGAAGACCCATTAATGGACTCTACAAAACCAGAAGTGGAAAACAAATCCCCCCGGAGCAGCAAACTGCACCGCTCTTCTGAAGAATGCATCAAAAAGGTGCGTGGTCCCAGGGGTGGAGGATCTGTCCATTGTTCAGAAACCAGGGAAAGCAGAAAGTTCACCAGACAACTGCCAAAGAAGACCTTGACCTCACAGTTGAGAGAAAATTTGAATAAAAGTTTGAATTTCCCACTTTGTACACAAAATACTATTGACAGGACAAGGCTGCTGGAAGCACATAATGCACTGACTGAACAGAATTTTCCTAAAATGAGTCCACGGCTCCCTACCCTTATGTTGAAGTATGATTTGTCATCTTTCCCACAGTACAGCATTTCAGATTATGACAAGAAGCCCATAACTCGTATAGGTGACTTCATCCTGACATTCCCATTTAATGAAGTGACTCTGAAGGCATCTCAGAATCCCTTAAACATGAGGGTAATAATACAGGAACTgcagaagttgctgaagagacaGATGTTCAGGGAAACAAAGACTACAAAAAAAAAGTCTGAACCCCATCCTGAAAACTTCTTTAATAGAAGAGAGTACTTTGACCCTTTGTTGTGGGGGCCACGCAACCCTCCATtgctcagtgaatacttctcagAAAACTAA